The DNA segment GCACATCTGAACATCAGCCATGTCCTCTTTGAAGCTTTAGAACTCAGTATCTGCCTGATGTTTATGGCGATTTTTCAACACAGCGTTCACATAGGCATCATACAACTCACTTTTCTGCCACCAGTGAACTGATAACAATGAACTCCACCCTTGATTATGTTTCCTACCCATTTCCCCATCCGTGAGCTGCATCTGGTCCTTACTCTGGGTGGCAACTTCGGAGACAATAAAAGCTACAGCAGAATAATGACAAAAGCAAGAAGGTGGTAGTGCAGCTgagtgatagagcatttgccttaCATGTGCAGGACACAGGGTTCACTCTCTCACACCATGATAagaatttaagttttaattaaaagaaaataaatataaaataaaaacaagaaccaaCCTTTAGTCCATCTGAGTTGTTCTTTAATGTAACTTCACCGTCAAGTTTTGCAATTTCCTGAGTATAGGAGAAATGATAGGGAAAATTGTTTTTGAGCTTTCAGAAATACTCAGACCTTTGActtgtatattttggtttctgttcttgtgtgtttgtggggactgtgtgttcatgtttcttaacttttatttctttgctttatttttgtgtgtttgctggGAGACGGAGAGAGAGGTCTTGGGTGAGTGAGGAAGTGAGgttgatctgggaggagttgtgaGAGGGGAAAAGTGTGGTCAGAATATAtactatgaaaaaatatttctcagtagaaaaaggaaaaaaagcctaGACTGTGGCCGACTACACAGTATTTCTCCCTTATCCATGAGGGATATGTTTCAAGACCCCCCCATGGATGCCTAAAGCTGAATTATATAAGCACTCAACCTTATGTACAGTGTTTCTTTGACTTGTACATGTTTATGATAAAGTTTAGTTTATGAATTAAGCACATTGAGAGATTAGCACAACAGCTAATGAtatggaaatggctcagtggataaagcacttccatgcaagtgtgagggcTGGAGTTCCAATCCCCAGAGCTCATGTAGATGCTGGATGAGAGGATAGTCCATCTGCAATTCCATCTCCAGGTAGTGGACACAAGGAATTCCCAGAGCAAAGCTGGCTAAAGAGACTAGCCATATCTATAAACTCTGAGCTTAATTGAGAAACCCCACCTTAGAGAATAAGGTAGAGGAGCGATCAAGGGAGATTCCCAATATCAATATTAGAactccacatgtgtgtatatgaatacacccacatatacccacatacattccaacatgcatacacacacatgaatagtacatacatacatacacacatgaaaagattaaaaaagcTAATgacacaacaaaacaattataacaATACATTGTAATAAAAAGTTATATGACTGTTGTCTATGTTTTGTTCTGAAGATATTGATAATATACAGTATCAGTAGATAGCATATGGAACTGGATGAAGGAATGATTCTCAGTCCAAGTAGGATGGGTCAGAGCTGTACTAGATTTCATCTTGTTACTTGTAATGGTAGATAATTTAAAACTGAAGAATTATTTGTATTAGGaatattctatttatattttcagaCCAGAATGGACCATGATTAATTGAAAATACAGACAGATAAAGGGAATCCACTGTATGCCAAACAGCCAGATATCCTAGGCAAGGTTTTTTTTCCCAATAGCACGGTAAATGGCGTCCTTGACTTCTTTGTTTCTCAAGGTATATACTACAGGGTTAAGGAGAGGAGTAAACACAGTATAAGTTACTGAGATCAGCTGGTCCTGATCCCTGGTGTTCTCTGATTTGGGCTTGAGGTAGGCAATAGAGGCACAACCATAGTGGATGATGACCACAGTGAGGTGGGAGGCACAGGTTGCAAAGGCCTTCTTCCGTCCCTCAGCAGAGGCAATCTTGAGGATGGTGGAGATGATAAGAATGTAGGAGATGAAAACCAAGCCCATGGGCACCACAATGACTAGTGAGCTGATGATAAAGTTAACTATGTCATGTAGAGTGGTATCAGCACAGGACAGTTTCATAACAGGGCGGATGTCACAGAAATAGTGAGCTACCTCTCTATCACAAAAAGGGGCCCTGAACACAGATGCTATTTGAATTATGGCTACTAGCAGCCCAATGCTGCAGGACCCCCATACTAGCTGGGCACATACCCTCTTGTTCATGATGACTGTGTACCTCAAAGGGTTGCAGATGGCTACGTAGCGGTCATACCCCATCGCTGTGAGCAGAAAACAGTTGTTAATGGCCAAAGTGATAAAAAAGAACATCTGAGTAGCACAGCCAGCCAAAGAAATGGATTGGCTTGAACCTACAAGGCTGGAGAGCATCCTTGGTACAATGACCAATGTGTATACTGTCTCAGAAGTGGAAAGCATACTAAGAAAGAAGTACATGGGAGTATGGAGGTGACGATCAATACTGATAATTATCACAATAATGACATTGCCTGTCAGAGTTAGCAGGTACAAGGTCAGAAATATCAAAAAGAGAGTAAACTTATATTCCTGAAAGCTGGAGAAACCTTGAAAAACAAATTCATTTACCACTGTGTGGTTTCTTCTCATCATTTTCCAGACAGAAATGACAGGTTTGAGTCAATCAGTCAGGATACATTAGTGCCCAATGCCTTGAGCAGGTGACGCTTAGGAAGGACTGATAATGGTTCTTCATCTGGGTAGATATAGAGTTAGCAGGGACAGCTGTCCATCTAGAAGTCGAAGATAGACACAATCAGGAAATGATTTAGTGTATAGAAGTTTATGTGTGAAGTGTGAAACAGATTTCCTGGTGAGTGAGGTAGACGGTAGGTATTAGAGAGAAGTAGGCAAGAGAAGCAGACAAGACATAGTTAAATTAGAAAGTCATTTCCCCTTAGGACATAGCTTCAGAACTTGTTGCCcaaaattgatttaaaatagaatttttactGTCTTCTGAAAGGTCTGCCCTTCTGTGTTGCTGAACAAAAGAGTGCTAGCTGCCTCAGCATTTCGCAAATGCTTACCTTCTCTCACACATTTGTTTACTTCATGAGCCCACTTTCACAGTTCATTTGGCATTTGCAAACCTCACTGTCCttcatcacattttaaaaacaaaaaatattcctttctttattcaATATTGAAGGATGCCTTCTTTTCCTCAGTAAGTCTTCTCAGTACTAGATATAACCTGTCAATCAAGCTCCTTGTTGCTCAGCAACTCATTTTCCTGGATTGTGTTCATCTCCATGCCTTTCCCAGCTTGTGGTTACATGTAAATTTCTCAGATAGCTGGCCTCATTGGAGTTAACtatcttttctaatttctttataattatacattacataGCTGTGgggaaaaccaatattttaatttctattctcTCACCGAGGAGTGATTTGGAATCAAAAGTTCCTCATGTTCAAAAATAATTGAATAACATTAGCAATAAGCAGTGCTTTGTTCACtttatgtttttccatatgtTATTCAACATCATAATgccctatgtatttatttttacctccCATCTTGCAGCAAGACAATTATGATAGCAAAGTCTATATAATTTGCTCAAATTAATTTGATCTTTTACTACCAAAACTAGGGTGATTTGTCCTATATTACAACTACCTAATAAGTATCATGACCTAATAAGTATCATAGATGAGAAATAAGATGACTCcttgtttttattgaaaaagaatgtattttctttttaatctatgaATGAAATTGCAttgtaaagaaatggaaaatccagaaaaataatttggaaaactAGGAAAATTTTAGAACTCAAAATGTTGAGGAAATATTAACAGATTAATGATAATCTATACAAACTCTTTGGATTAATATTTCCACTTTATGTATTCTAAGGAAACTATCAGATATGTGTATCAGGACTTATGTACAAAAAACTTGTAATGATATTCTCTATAATAGTGAAGGAcagaaaaaatgtaaattaataattaattgataattaaattaattacaacGTATGCATCTGATGGGAACAATATGGTCAGTTCATAGCTAAGGAGAGCTGACATGGAAAATCTGACCAATAGGAAGATCACAGACtgtaatttataaaacaaaaaagaatcaaaataaggAATGAAATAGTACACATATAACCAATGCTacacagactcagcaggttgtatttatatatctatgcatgtgtatataacagtacaaaaaaaggaaaaggaagccatGCATTTGAAAAAGAGTGAGTggggagacatggagggagttgtaggaggaaagggaaagggagaaatgatgtaattatactttaattaaaaaattaaaattaaaatatttttaaaaagaatggaaaagaaggcAAACATTTAATAACAAACAGCATTTAAATGAAGAAACTACActaaaaatacctttttattaatgtttaaagaatccaaaattatctttttaatattCTCTATATAACCCAGGCTTTTACATTTAATTACTTCTTTATACCTCCAAAAAATTTGctaaatgtctctctccagtgaAAATATGTCATTGGATGGCAGAGAGGACCaaggaacaaagacaaaaacagtggGTGAATTTACCTCAGAGAAGCAAAGGCTGAAGGCACAAGGCCTGAGCGAGTTAGGGTCTTGGAGCAGGAAGCCAGAAGTAATTATCTTCAGTTTTTGAAATCTGGAATTAGTAAAATGGAAACTTTCTGAACAGTGGTGGAGTCGACTGAGCAGGAGGTGTCCATCAGAGGCGCAAAATCTGAAAGGAGAGTTGGTGTTAGGAGTGAACGAGATTCTTAAGGCCATATTTAAAAAATcgaggaaatgaaaatattcacaACTGACCAAACATCTTCGTTGTTCTTACTACTGTGGGATGCAAGGAGCTGAACAGAGAAGAGTTTGGATTTTCCTAGCCAAGGATTTTGAAGAACAGTGcaaaatagtttgaaaatattgAGATACGAATAAGGCCAAATATATAGTTGCTTTCCTCAGAGATGAAGGGGTTGAATGGGCTAGCCCTTAACTATTCCTGTATAATGGGGATTCATGATACATTTTtagacaaggaaaaagaaatatttatgtaaCTGGGGAATCAAAGTGTGCTAGGTTCTACAAAGACTGAGTGGAGCCTATGCATTCCTGCATTTCCTTAACCTTTTTAATCAGGAAATCGATGATGGCTCCTCAAGACAGAAGAACAGATAAGTGAACACAGGCAGCTGGATCAGGACAGCCAACACAACATCCCAGCCTCCTTCTGTGAAATCCCAAGCATCAAAGAAGCAACATTGCATTTCAACTTCTGTTATGATtgtttgggggaaagaaaaattTCATCTCAGCtcctaaaattttttaaagaaattttctacagTAATAACTTCCTTCCTAGACCTGAAAACCAATTCTGAGCAAGCAGCTAATCCCACTCATTTCATTCACCAAGACTTCCCTATTGGaagctagaaaaaaagaaaaaaacaactcatGTACTTGGAAGTTGTGAGTCTACCAAACATGACTGAATCATTGGACCCTAGAGCTAGGAGGTGATTTTCAAAGCACAGCATTCCTCATGAATAGTCCCCCAAATTTTGCTTCAGTGCCTGCAATGATGAGAAATGTATTGGCTTATAAGTTAgtagccttaattttttttttaaagaaagtgttacgtgtatttagaaaaataaaactgcacTTTTAAATTACAAGTGTTCAGAGTGGTGGagatacacaaacaaaaatgttagCTTTCTCCTCCACATACTCTGATCTACTGGTAATCACGATCATTCTCTCTTCCCTTATctctcctctgtttttttttttttttctgtctaggattttatttttttaataaccttACATAGTTCCATGCCATTTTGGTTTTATACAATGGAATTAGACAGTACATACCTTCTTGCCTACCTTCTTCCGTTGGACTTCCCTGTCCTGAGTGTTTCCTGTAACAGCCCCGTCCATCTTACTCCTTTCATTTCTAGAGTCTATACTATTCCATTACTGGCATCAActccattttttttgtctttagtagTTGGAAAACATTACTTTCTACTGTCTCAATATCCATTTCCTTGCCAACTACCACCTCCCACATCATTCTACATTTTATGTCCTCTAACATGAGAGTATTTCACATACTGATGATCATTTTCAGTGCGCAGCTAGATTTCATGTCTTTCAATCTACTATCACAGCAAAGGTATGACAAGCAGTAACATTAATGGACATAACAGTCTATATAAGCAACCAAATGATGAAAACTGTAGAGGGAAaatagcaaaattttaaaaaatacacttggTATTCCATTCCATTCTCATTTGCTCAATGCTTCTAACCTTGGCAATGGGAATAAGAAGGAGTCACATTCTGGAAGTAATCTTCACAAAGTACTGAAAAGGGTGAGTCTAAAAACAGACATGAGTGGACAAAATCCACATCCAGGAGGCATTTACAATGGAAGCTAAAActgataaaatgaagaaatttcaGCTCTCTgatatcaaaagaaaaattaagttatTGCTGTCCCTGCTGAAGTTAGGGGAGTTGGCCTCTTTATCATTGAAGTACctgagggaaaaaagagaaacacagtCTCTTAATTTGCAAATTTCAGGAGCTGTGAATGTTTATTGTCTCTAAAAAGTAGTGAATCTCCTTGCTTTGATCTCCTGGGGATCCTTCCTTTGGAGAATCACTTAGAGGTCTTAAGAGACAAGAAAGATGGAACGTGATCGCTAGTCTCAAGGGCTTCATTAGGACATTGGGTGGCTGCTGGAGGAGATGCTTTCATTTGTTTACTGATTGAGAATTTTTCAGGTTTCAGAAACTGACTCTGCATTGAGTTTTAGAGAAGTAAACCAACTATTACTGATAAACTTGCAAAGGGAAGATACTAAATTTTAATTTCCCTGTACTAGAAAGCAGCTTACTTCTTAAATCTTATTCAAATAAGTAAGATCACTTGAAGCAGTGGATTACTGGAAGCCAAGGCTTGTCTAGCCCAGCTTCAGCTTGCAGTTGATTTCCTTAAATCTCATTGAGAAATGCCTCATCTTTACATCCATTTACAAAAAGGTCACCCACACTTGGAAAAGGTCACTGTCAGACCTCTTCCCTTTGGCTTATTCCCTGTACTTcttgaaaatataatgaaatggCTCTGGACTGGTGGTTCTCCCTACCAACATGATCTCTGCTTCCATGGGTAGCCTGTGAGGAATCACTTAAGCTCTTCCCACTGCAGGGAAATGCTACAGCAATCCTGAATACAGACTAAGGATACTTCAAGCAGTACACAATCTCCTCTTTAGTGACTAAAACAGTGCACCTTCATCACAGAGAagcataaaaggaaaaagaacatcaCATGAACCACTGGTAACCCCTAACTTAGAAATTAACATTTCTGAgctaggcaaggtgacacacacaAGAAGAAGCAGGGTAaataagagttcaaggtcattcttttctgcttagggagttcaaggccagcctggctac comes from the Onychomys torridus chromosome 11, mOncTor1.1, whole genome shotgun sequence genome and includes:
- the LOC118592720 gene encoding olfactory receptor 10J1-like, which encodes MMRRNHTVVNEFVFQGFSSFQEYKFTLFLIFLTLYLLTLTGNVIIVIIISIDRHLHTPMYFFLSMLSTSETVYTLVIVPRMLSSLVGSSQSISLAGCATQMFFFITLAINNCFLLTAMGYDRYVAICNPLRYTVIMNKRVCAQLVWGSCSIGLLVAIIQIASVFRAPFCDREVAHYFCDIRPVMKLSCADTTLHDIVNFIISSLVIVVPMGLVFISYILIISTILKIASAEGRKKAFATCASHLTVVIIHYGCASIAYLKPKSENTRDQDQLISVTYTVFTPLLNPVVYTLRNKEVKDAIYRAIGKKNLA